Proteins from a single region of Pseudopedobacter saltans DSM 12145:
- a CDS encoding phosphoribosyltransferase family protein — protein MPSKRVLILNHNQIQQKINRIAYQILEDNIDEQEVILAGIVSRGYRLALRLQKVLKKISHFKIRIIEVELNKDSSKLESSIDTPLKECENKVIILVDDVLNSGRTIAYGLGVFLNIPLKRLRSVVLIDRSHKLFPVSADFVGLELSTVLKEHVSVVLDENGEEDGVYLE, from the coding sequence ATGCCGTCTAAAAGAGTACTTATTTTAAATCACAATCAGATACAACAAAAGATAAACCGTATTGCTTATCAGATATTAGAAGATAATATCGACGAGCAGGAGGTTATTCTTGCGGGAATTGTTTCCAGAGGCTACCGCTTGGCATTGCGATTACAAAAAGTGCTGAAGAAAATCAGTCACTTTAAAATTCGTATCATAGAGGTAGAATTGAATAAGGATAGTTCCAAGTTGGAATCCTCTATAGATACGCCGTTGAAAGAATGTGAAAATAAAGTAATTATTTTGGTAGATGATGTTCTGAATAGCGGAAGAACCATTGCCTATGGCTTAGGCGTCTTCCTGAACATTCCTTTGAAGAGATTAAGATCTGTTGTCCTGATTGACAGAAGCCATAAGCTTTTTCCTGTTTCTGCAGATTTTGTAGGTTTGGAATTATCTACTGTTCTTAAAGAACATGTTTCTGTTGTGTTAGATGAAAATGGCGAGGAGGATGGAGTTTATCTCGAATAG
- a CDS encoding shikimate kinase encodes MKIFLVGYMGCGKSRMGKKLASKLERPFIDLDELIQTKHQATIPEIFAARGENGFREIERDTLQKSAIANNTIVSTGGGAPCFFDNMEWMNKNGLTIFIDPPEKVLADRLINAKAERPLIKGKSYDELLAFIHEKLAERRFFYEQAKIALKGVDLTVEEVVEAIEKENLEY; translated from the coding sequence ATGAAAATATTCTTAGTCGGATATATGGGCTGCGGCAAAAGCCGTATGGGGAAAAAACTAGCATCTAAACTGGAAAGACCGTTTATAGATTTGGACGAACTTATACAAACCAAGCACCAGGCTACCATTCCGGAAATATTTGCTGCCAGAGGGGAAAATGGATTCAGAGAAATAGAACGGGATACATTACAGAAATCTGCAATCGCTAATAATACCATCGTATCAACAGGCGGCGGTGCTCCTTGTTTTTTCGATAATATGGAATGGATGAATAAAAATGGCTTAACTATTTTCATAGATCCACCCGAAAAAGTATTGGCTGATAGATTGATCAATGCAAAGGCAGAAAGGCCTTTAATTAAAGGAAAATCTTACGATGAGCTTTTAGCTTTTATACACGAAAAACTTGCTGAACGCAGATTTTTTTATGAACAAGCTAAAATAGCCTTGAAAGGTGTAGATTTAACAGTTGAAGAAGTGGTAGAAGCTATAGAAAAAGAAAACCTCGAATATTAG
- a CDS encoding BT_3928 family protein, with product MVSNKTTSTTLLWIVRIFVGLLFIFSGLIKLNDPLGFSYKLEEYFEVFHMTFLSPFAVFFSIAICTLEVFLGVLVLTGIAKKTVNVGLIVLILFFTFLTFYSAAFDVVKSCGCFGDAIPLTPWQSFGKDLILLILILYIFFNQNKINACTNNKSAKNIFIWAALLVPLAFGLYTYNTLPIIDFLPYKEGVNIPEAMKIPEGAPKDEYEIIYTLKNKNTGEEKKMNDKEYLATKIYEDPNWEFISSSDPKLIKAGYQPKIKDLNIFDSQGVSFTEEIIENPYYNLIAVAWKLDNSDLEALKKINLIALNAANNYRTRSVLLTSNSAQDAENLSKDEKLLLEVFYADAVPLKSMVRSNPGLILMKNGVVIKKWPASRLPDYEELERTYFSKN from the coding sequence ATGGTTTCGAACAAAACAACATCTACTACACTTTTATGGATAGTAAGGATATTCGTAGGTTTACTATTTATCTTTTCGGGATTAATCAAGCTGAATGACCCGCTGGGATTTTCTTATAAACTGGAGGAATATTTCGAAGTATTCCACATGACCTTTTTAAGCCCATTCGCTGTATTTTTCTCTATTGCAATTTGTACGCTGGAAGTCTTTTTAGGTGTTCTGGTACTAACCGGAATTGCTAAGAAAACTGTGAATGTGGGCTTAATTGTATTAATCTTATTTTTCACCTTTCTAACTTTTTATTCCGCCGCATTTGATGTGGTTAAAAGTTGTGGATGTTTTGGTGATGCTATCCCATTAACTCCGTGGCAGTCTTTTGGTAAGGATTTAATCTTATTAATTCTTATTCTTTATATCTTTTTTAATCAAAATAAGATTAATGCCTGTACAAATAATAAATCAGCAAAGAACATCTTTATCTGGGCAGCCTTGCTTGTCCCTCTTGCTTTCGGTTTATATACTTATAATACGTTACCTATTATAGATTTTCTTCCTTATAAAGAAGGTGTAAATATCCCTGAGGCTATGAAAATTCCTGAGGGAGCGCCTAAAGATGAATATGAAATTATCTACACCCTAAAAAATAAAAATACTGGTGAAGAGAAGAAAATGAATGATAAAGAATACCTGGCAACAAAAATATACGAGGACCCTAATTGGGAATTTATATCTTCTTCGGATCCGAAATTGATTAAAGCCGGTTACCAGCCTAAAATCAAAGACCTTAATATTTTCGACTCACAGGGTGTTAGCTTTACAGAAGAGATTATTGAAAACCCATATTATAACTTAATTGCTGTTGCCTGGAAACTGGATAACAGTGACCTGGAAGCATTGAAAAAAATCAACCTGATCGCACTAAATGCAGCTAATAACTATAGAACGCGTTCTGTCTTATTGACTTCCAATTCGGCACAGGACGCAGAAAATTTATCAAAAGATGAAAAGCTACTACTTGAAGTTTTTTATGCTGATGCAGTGCCGTTAAAAAGTATGGTGAGATCTAATCCGGGTCTTATTCTAATGAAAAATGGTGTGGTCATTAAGAAATGGCCAGCAAGTCGGTTACCTGATTACGAGGAATTAGAAAGAACCTATTTTAGTAAAAACTAA
- a CDS encoding DUF1599 domain-containing protein, with product MAFDTSTQYDAIIKICKDLFLKKTRDYGTAWRILRPKSITDQLFIKAQRIRTIEEKKVNKVGDDITDEYIAIVNYCVIGIMQLELDEQVGIELEPAFVDAHYSQRVQETKDLMFAKNHDYGEAWRDMRISSLTDLILQKIFRVKQIEDNEGQTIASEGIKANYQDMLNYAVFALIKLGLAD from the coding sequence TTGGCTTTCGATACTTCTACTCAATACGACGCTATTATTAAGATCTGCAAAGATCTGTTTTTGAAGAAAACTAGAGATTATGGGACCGCTTGGCGTATTCTTCGTCCAAAATCTATAACAGATCAGCTTTTTATTAAAGCGCAACGTATTAGAACCATCGAAGAAAAAAAAGTAAATAAGGTTGGAGACGACATTACCGACGAATATATCGCTATTGTAAATTATTGCGTTATAGGCATTATGCAGTTGGAATTGGATGAGCAGGTTGGCATTGAACTGGAGCCAGCTTTTGTTGATGCACATTATAGCCAGCGCGTTCAGGAAACCAAGGATCTGATGTTTGCTAAAAACCACGATTATGGTGAGGCTTGGAGGGATATGCGAATCAGCTCGCTGACTGATCTGATTTTACAGAAAATATTCAGAGTGAAGCAAATTGAAGATAACGAGGGACAAACAATAGCTTCCGAGGGAATAAAGGCTAACTATCAGGATATGTTAAACTATGCTGTTTTTGCTTTAATTAAATTAGGATTAGCGGATTAA
- the folP gene encoding dihydropteroate synthase: MMDKDTFFRIKTTLNVGGRILDLSKPQVMGILNITPDSFFSGSRFNDEKEIEERVAKLLSEGASIIDVGAYSSRPGAEDVSEEEELQRLIPVVRLLKSKFPNIILSIDTFRSKVAEEAIKSGAHIINDISGGELDKNMFATVGKLSVPYILMHMRGNPKTMTSLTDYNDLLLDIVLYFSEKINRLKSLGVKDIILDPGFGFAKNAGQNYRLLKDMDNLRVFGLPILAGLSRKTMIWKTLHIKPEEALNGTSVLNVLALQKGASILRVHDVLEAKQCIELMEVYNKS; the protein is encoded by the coding sequence ATGATGGATAAAGATACGTTTTTTCGGATAAAGACAACCTTAAATGTGGGCGGCAGGATATTAGATTTATCGAAGCCACAGGTAATGGGAATTTTAAATATTACACCTGATTCTTTTTTTTCGGGAAGCAGATTTAATGATGAAAAAGAAATAGAAGAGCGTGTGGCAAAATTGCTGAGTGAAGGTGCTTCAATAATCGACGTAGGCGCTTATTCGTCGAGACCGGGAGCTGAAGATGTTAGCGAAGAAGAAGAATTGCAGCGTTTAATTCCTGTTGTCAGGCTCCTGAAATCAAAATTTCCGAATATTATACTTTCTATAGATACATTCAGATCTAAAGTAGCCGAAGAAGCAATTAAATCGGGAGCTCACATCATCAATGATATTTCCGGTGGTGAATTGGATAAAAATATGTTTGCAACAGTAGGCAAGCTTTCTGTTCCATATATTTTGATGCATATGAGAGGGAATCCCAAAACAATGACTTCTTTAACTGATTATAATGATTTGCTGTTGGATATTGTTTTGTATTTCTCCGAAAAAATTAATCGATTAAAATCGCTTGGTGTAAAAGATATAATTCTTGATCCCGGTTTTGGCTTTGCTAAGAATGCAGGGCAGAATTATCGCTTGCTGAAAGATATGGATAATCTCAGGGTTTTTGGTCTTCCCATTTTGGCCGGATTATCAAGAAAAACGATGATATGGAAAACGCTGCATATAAAACCAGAGGAGGCCCTAAACGGGACTTCAGTTTTAAATGTTCTGGCTTTACAGAAAGGAGCTTCTATTTTACGCGTCCATGATGTTTTAGAAGCAAAACAATGTATCGAATTAATGGAAGTGTACAATAAATCCTGA
- the cdaA gene encoding diadenylate cyclase CdaA, whose protein sequence is MDFLDFSFLKLTVIDVIDILLVAVIIYYIYNLIRGTIAVNIFIGFIIIYVLYIVTTALHMKLLSGILSSFVSVGLIALIIVFQQEFRRFLLTIGKNISLRNKLWMKLVFGKEEVEKNNMAKIKPIIDACKSMKQSRTGALIVFAKYFDQDVFGNTGEIVDAKISKRLIESIFQKHSPIHDGAVVIAENRIKIAGGILPLTENDKLPPQFGLRHRAGIGITETSECTALVVSEETGEISYAQQGKVKMNISFTELERLLNRDF, encoded by the coding sequence ATGGACTTTCTAGATTTTAGTTTCTTAAAGCTTACAGTTATAGACGTTATAGATATTCTGCTGGTAGCGGTAATTATCTATTATATCTATAATTTGATAAGAGGAACGATAGCTGTAAATATTTTTATAGGTTTTATAATAATCTATGTTCTTTATATTGTTACTACCGCTTTGCACATGAAGTTGCTGTCCGGTATTTTAAGCAGTTTCGTAAGTGTTGGTTTAATAGCATTAATTATTGTGTTCCAGCAGGAGTTCAGGCGCTTTTTGTTAACGATAGGAAAGAATATTTCTTTGCGTAATAAGCTTTGGATGAAGCTTGTTTTTGGTAAAGAAGAAGTGGAGAAAAATAATATGGCAAAAATTAAACCTATAATTGATGCCTGTAAGAGTATGAAACAATCCAGAACAGGTGCATTAATCGTGTTCGCCAAGTATTTTGATCAGGATGTATTCGGTAATACAGGAGAAATTGTTGATGCAAAAATCTCTAAACGTTTAATTGAAAGCATTTTTCAAAAACATAGTCCAATTCATGATGGTGCTGTTGTTATTGCTGAAAACCGAATAAAAATTGCGGGGGGAATTTTACCACTGACGGAGAATGATAAGCTGCCTCCACAATTTGGGTTGCGACATAGGGCAGGGATTGGTATTACAGAGACCAGTGAATGTACCGCACTGGTTGTTTCGGAGGAAACTGGTGAAATATCTTACGCTCAACAAGGAAAAGTAAAAATGAATATTAGCTTTACGGAACTGGAGCGTTTGTTAAACCGAGATTTTTAA
- a CDS encoding (2Fe-2S) ferredoxin domain-containing protein — protein sequence MSKFCIPEHVIYICTGSKCSKRGGKECYKTLKSFLKDSKLRDKIELVRIECTDRCKFAPVLNFQPDNIWLKEYSEKEVLTVLSDIAK from the coding sequence ATGAGTAAGTTTTGTATTCCTGAACATGTGATTTATATCTGTACAGGAAGTAAGTGCAGTAAAAGAGGAGGCAAGGAGTGTTATAAAACACTTAAATCTTTTTTGAAAGATAGTAAGTTGAGAGATAAGATTGAGCTTGTACGTATAGAATGTACAGATAGATGTAAGTTTGCTCCCGTTCTTAATTTTCAGCCTGATAATATTTGGTTAAAAGAGTATTCGGAAAAAGAAGTGCTTACGGTTTTAAGTGATATTGCAAAATAA
- a CDS encoding ferritin → MKDLVRIKSLISADIENLLNQQIKKEAHSAALYLSMASWCDRNGFDNSAEYFYKQSDEERQHQLKIFHYVCDMGGTAISPDTNNVKIEFSSFREVFEDALDAEIAITQSFKNIAARCHKEQDYVTLEFLNWFFKEQREEEYKARRALELFDLIGEEGTGRWEIDKHVQKISYSGDSAGE, encoded by the coding sequence ATGAAAGATCTAGTTCGTATCAAGAGTTTAATTTCGGCAGACATCGAAAATCTACTCAATCAACAAATAAAAAAAGAAGCTCATTCAGCTGCATTATATTTATCTATGGCATCATGGTGCGATAGAAACGGATTTGACAATTCTGCCGAGTATTTCTATAAACAGTCTGATGAAGAAAGACAACATCAACTAAAAATATTCCACTATGTATGTGACATGGGGGGAACAGCAATATCTCCGGATACAAATAATGTTAAAATAGAATTCTCTTCATTCAGAGAGGTTTTTGAAGATGCGTTAGATGCTGAAATCGCTATTACGCAGTCATTCAAAAACATTGCAGCAAGATGCCATAAGGAGCAGGACTATGTAACTTTAGAATTCTTGAACTGGTTCTTTAAAGAACAAAGAGAAGAAGAATACAAAGCCAGAAGAGCTCTGGAGTTATTTGATTTAATTGGAGAAGAAGGAACAGGCCGTTGGGAAATCGACAAGCATGTTCAAAAAATATCATACAGCGGAGACAGCGCTGGTGAATAA
- a CDS encoding PfkB family carbohydrate kinase, with protein MSLVVIGTVAFDAIETPFGKTDRIVGGAATYATLAASYFYKNAKIVAVVGDDFPKEDIEDLKKRGIDVEGLQIKNGEKSFFWSGRYHNDMNSRDTLVTELNVLADFDPIIPESYQDCEYLMLGNLTPNIQKTVIERLRNRPKLIVLDTMNFWMDIALNDLLDTIKLVDVLTINDSEARQLSGEYSLVKAANKILQMGPKYLIIKKGEHGALLFHEDKVFSAPALPLADVFDPTGAGDTFAGGFIGYLAQVDTINFNNMKNAIIFGSALASFCVEKFGTEKIKNLSQEEIAARVQQFVSLSSFNIQ; from the coding sequence ATGAGTTTAGTTGTCATAGGAACTGTTGCTTTCGACGCCATAGAGACACCTTTTGGTAAAACTGATAGAATTGTCGGAGGTGCAGCAACTTACGCTACTTTAGCAGCTTCCTATTTTTATAAAAATGCTAAAATTGTTGCTGTAGTCGGTGATGATTTTCCGAAAGAAGATATCGAGGATTTAAAAAAAAGAGGAATTGATGTTGAAGGTTTACAGATAAAAAACGGAGAAAAATCATTCTTTTGGTCCGGAAGATACCATAACGACATGAACAGCCGAGATACTTTAGTTACAGAATTAAATGTATTGGCTGATTTCGATCCCATCATTCCGGAATCTTATCAGGATTGCGAATATTTAATGTTGGGCAATCTTACACCTAATATTCAAAAAACAGTAATTGAACGTTTAAGGAACCGTCCTAAACTCATCGTTTTAGACACAATGAACTTCTGGATGGACATTGCCTTAAACGATCTTTTAGATACAATAAAACTTGTGGATGTTTTAACCATAAATGATTCTGAAGCCCGCCAATTGTCAGGCGAGTATTCTTTGGTTAAGGCAGCCAACAAAATCCTTCAAATGGGTCCAAAATACCTTATTATTAAAAAAGGTGAACATGGTGCTTTACTATTCCATGAAGATAAGGTTTTCTCTGCGCCTGCTTTGCCATTAGCAGACGTTTTTGACCCAACAGGAGCTGGAGATACATTTGCCGGAGGTTTTATAGGTTATTTGGCTCAAGTGGATACGATCAACTTTAATAACATGAAAAATGCAATTATTTTTGGTTCTGCTTTAGCCTCTTTCTGCGTGGAGAAATTCGGCACAGAAAAAATTAAAAACTTAAGTCAGGAAGAGATTGCAGCAAGAGTTCAACAATTTGTAAGCTTAAGCAGTTTTAACATCCAATAA
- a CDS encoding PorP/SprF family type IX secretion system membrane protein: MKRLKLIWYLLILPMTGMAQQDANFTQYVFNTLHVNPAYAGYKNNLYIQSTYRQQWNGVDGAPKSFSLAADALLANKKVGLSLMISSDKIGVQKSLGIYGGYAYHVKIGEQNTRLSFGLNVGLLQTSINGASFVPNEDGDTFIPITNDSNILPDAKLGVLFSTEHFFTGISASNAISNLSIGKKKSDWYVGLKPHLYFLGGLILPLSDDLIFKPMFLLKDDFGGPTNLDINGFILLQEKVWIGAMYRTAVKLYDKPHLQQGLSKSSSTGALLEFFPTQKLRVGYSFDYSLNKLRNFNNGTHEISIGIYFGGSDKKGTQYGCYF, translated from the coding sequence ATGAAGAGATTAAAATTAATTTGGTATTTGCTCATACTTCCGATGACAGGTATGGCTCAACAGGATGCAAACTTTACTCAATATGTATTTAATACACTGCATGTAAATCCTGCTTATGCTGGTTATAAAAACAACTTATATATCCAAAGTACTTACAGACAACAATGGAACGGTGTTGATGGCGCACCTAAGTCATTCTCATTGGCAGCAGATGCATTGCTAGCAAATAAAAAAGTGGGTCTATCACTAATGATAAGTAGCGATAAAATTGGTGTTCAAAAAAGTTTGGGCATATACGGAGGCTATGCATACCATGTTAAAATAGGCGAACAAAATACGCGGCTATCATTTGGATTAAATGTTGGTTTACTTCAAACTTCAATCAATGGTGCCAGCTTCGTTCCCAATGAAGATGGAGACACTTTTATCCCCATAACAAACGATTCTAATATACTTCCTGATGCCAAATTAGGTGTTTTATTTTCTACAGAACACTTTTTTACTGGAATTTCGGCAAGCAATGCTATCTCAAACCTATCTATTGGCAAGAAAAAGAGTGACTGGTATGTTGGATTGAAACCGCATTTATACTTTTTAGGCGGCCTTATTTTACCTCTTTCAGATGATTTAATTTTTAAACCTATGTTTTTATTGAAAGATGATTTTGGAGGACCTACTAATCTGGACATAAACGGCTTTATCCTGCTACAGGAAAAAGTCTGGATTGGCGCCATGTACAGAACAGCGGTTAAACTTTATGACAAACCTCATTTACAGCAGGGTCTTTCTAAAAGTAGTTCTACAGGCGCTCTTTTGGAGTTTTTCCCTACACAAAAACTTCGGGTTGGCTACTCCTTCGATTACTCGTTAAACAAATTAAGGAATTTTAATAACGGCACTCATGAAATTTCAATAGGTATTTATTTTGGAGGATCTGACAAAAAGGGAACTCAATATGGATGCTATTTTTGA
- a CDS encoding T9SS type B sorting domain-containing protein codes for MNCVKYLYIITLLLLPLTGFTQLVTPVQTIKIAEGTTITLRANSSNAQYFQWFRDGSIITDAISEQYAPSQSGSYTVMAFNSASCTSNLSDPVIIIVEPKLNKIADLNISKRLESQSIKLNDEITYTLTVNNKGPDMANNVVVQDPFPIQLEFVQIPAISGVKSSYNTSTNTATWEISTLKKDEALDLKLIAKIKSVGKIENTAFVKSMETDPNPKDNIDSALADVYGIKIPNVFTPNFDGKNDYFEIPGLENYPDNEITILNRWGNHVFEQKPYAGKWTGERLNEGTYFYVLTINQAGKRDIFKGYITLIRDKKK; via the coding sequence TTGAATTGCGTAAAATATCTATACATAATTACCCTGTTACTTTTACCGCTAACAGGATTTACGCAATTAGTTACTCCGGTTCAAACAATTAAAATAGCAGAGGGAACGACAATTACACTAAGGGCCAATTCCAGCAATGCACAATATTTTCAATGGTTTAGAGATGGAAGTATAATAACCGATGCTATTTCCGAACAGTATGCACCCAGTCAATCCGGTTCTTATACTGTAATGGCTTTTAATTCCGCAAGCTGTACTTCTAACCTCTCGGACCCGGTGATTATAATCGTTGAGCCAAAGCTAAACAAAATAGCTGATCTGAATATTTCAAAAAGGCTTGAAAGCCAAAGCATCAAACTAAACGATGAAATTACTTATACGCTTACCGTAAATAATAAAGGTCCTGATATGGCCAATAATGTAGTCGTACAGGACCCCTTTCCAATTCAATTGGAGTTCGTTCAGATTCCGGCTATTAGCGGAGTAAAAAGTTCATATAATACAAGTACAAACACTGCCACATGGGAAATCAGTACGTTAAAAAAAGACGAGGCCTTAGATTTGAAACTTATAGCAAAAATTAAGTCTGTTGGAAAGATAGAAAATACGGCTTTCGTAAAATCGATGGAAACAGATCCGAATCCTAAAGATAATATCGACAGTGCGTTAGCAGACGTTTATGGTATAAAAATACCTAATGTATTTACTCCAAATTTCGACGGCAAAAATGACTATTTCGAAATACCGGGATTAGAGAACTATCCTGATAATGAAATAACCATCCTGAATAGATGGGGAAATCATGTTTTTGAACAAAAACCATATGCAGGGAAATGGACAGGCGAAAGGCTTAATGAAGGAACATACTTCTATGTACTCACGATTAATCAAGCCGGTAAGCGAGATATTTTTAAAGGATACATCACATTAATACGGGATAAGAAAAAATAA
- a CDS encoding immunoglobulin domain-containing protein has product MRPLHYVLLVLLVFHYPSFSQCPLVKKRVYAARQETAGLGTVGNQENAVDANLSTYSHLSVVIGALNLINAKQFVEFRDNGNVKTIPANTPVTIKMGLPASLLGVLDNLTIQPFTGLNKPSIIAPWTATAAGSSYTLATVANLISAKGEVEITITPFTNYQGIWINLGSVLGVALSADIHEVYIEETDQAPSVDCNSPIDVLSGVKAGTVVGGIANATGSVTFPRNVIDNDDSSFATLDLGVQVLSNVYLTTIFKTTSIGGDQVELILQKENGGVLDLDLINGFTINAYNGSSLVKTVSSSSNLLNLQLLSGGTNDKYKLTATIDQAFDRIELSMGGLATAGLLSKLKVYEVRRIIAPPTALINTVDVNTPPIICAGNKATLTIANPQNCTGYEWFEDATLLTRVNVSSPGTTFVTPVLHANKTYYVRAIRTNTCSNASVVVPVPVVISPLPEISLGPMPEICEGSNTTSLIINAVVNNPTTYSILWDNTALSAGFSNVSEASLSPPEINITTTAIASGIYSGSIKVKNNNGCESTSQNIQIKIDKKPPIPNIQLTTNSNYTN; this is encoded by the coding sequence ATGAGACCCCTTCACTATGTACTTTTAGTGTTGCTGGTATTCCATTACCCGTCTTTTTCGCAATGTCCTCTTGTGAAGAAAAGGGTATATGCGGCCAGGCAGGAAACAGCCGGACTTGGAACAGTAGGTAATCAGGAAAATGCTGTTGATGCAAATCTATCAACATATTCTCATCTGTCGGTCGTTATCGGCGCATTAAACTTAATTAATGCAAAGCAGTTTGTTGAATTTAGAGATAATGGAAATGTCAAAACAATTCCAGCCAACACACCTGTAACCATTAAAATGGGATTACCTGCTTCATTATTAGGCGTACTTGATAACTTGACAATACAGCCTTTCACCGGGTTGAATAAACCTTCGATAATAGCTCCATGGACAGCTACAGCAGCCGGCTCTTCTTATACATTGGCAACTGTTGCCAATTTGATAAGTGCCAAGGGAGAAGTAGAAATTACAATCACCCCTTTTACCAATTATCAGGGGATTTGGATAAACCTAGGTTCTGTTTTGGGAGTAGCATTAAGTGCAGATATCCATGAGGTTTACATTGAAGAGACAGACCAAGCACCATCTGTTGATTGCAATTCGCCAATAGATGTACTTTCAGGAGTTAAAGCCGGAACAGTGGTAGGTGGAATAGCCAACGCTACGGGAAGCGTTACTTTTCCCAGAAATGTAATAGACAATGATGACTCTAGCTTTGCTACTCTGGATCTTGGCGTACAAGTATTAAGCAATGTCTACTTAACTACAATTTTCAAAACAACATCTATTGGCGGCGATCAGGTTGAACTTATTCTGCAAAAAGAAAATGGCGGTGTACTGGATCTGGACCTTATTAATGGCTTTACTATTAATGCCTACAATGGTTCCTCATTAGTAAAAACAGTCAGTAGTTCTTCCAATTTACTAAATCTGCAATTACTATCGGGCGGAACAAATGACAAATATAAGCTTACCGCAACTATTGACCAGGCTTTCGACAGGATAGAACTCAGTATGGGTGGACTTGCAACCGCAGGATTATTATCGAAACTTAAAGTTTATGAAGTTAGACGTATAATAGCCCCACCTACAGCATTGATTAATACGGTGGACGTGAATACTCCCCCTATTATCTGTGCAGGAAATAAGGCTACTTTAACTATTGCTAATCCTCAAAATTGCACCGGATATGAATGGTTTGAAGACGCTACTTTACTCACCAGAGTAAATGTCAGTTCACCAGGCACAACATTTGTCACTCCGGTGCTTCATGCTAATAAAACATATTATGTAAGAGCTATCAGAACAAATACCTGTAGTAATGCATCTGTAGTTGTGCCGGTACCTGTAGTTATATCTCCTTTACCTGAAATTTCTTTGGGACCTATGCCAGAAATATGTGAAGGGAGCAATACGACATCACTTATTATCAATGCAGTTGTAAATAATCCCACTACCTATTCTATTCTATGGGACAATACCGCATTGAGTGCCGGGTTCTCAAACGTTTCTGAGGCAAGCCTATCACCACCAGAAATTAATATAACTACAACGGCTATTGCATCTGGAATTTATTCCGGAAGTATCAAAGTAAAAAACAATAATGGCTGTGAAAGCACCTCACAAAACATACAAATCAAAATAGACAAAAAGCCTCCTATTCCTAATATACAATTAACGACAAATTCTAATTATACAAACTAA